The following coding sequences lie in one Trichoderma breve strain T069 chromosome 1, whole genome shotgun sequence genomic window:
- a CDS encoding major facilitator superfamily domain-containing protein, with protein MASMAHLVPKFGSEKPGYESPSVTLEEASGKGHSMMFSKSPQFDESRVAASESGPIGFVPSSPEEAELSRRVNRKMDFAMLPLLSLVYLFNGLDKGNIGNAETQGFTKAIGAEPADLNLAVSLFFITFVLFQPPSAAMGRWVGPQNWIPFLAFSWGALTIGQAFIKGRGSLIAIRLVIGLFEAGFYPTCVSYLSFFYGRFDLAVRVAIFYGQYAIAGAFSGAISFGVFHLKSGKLLNWQYLFVIEGSLTCSVAILAWFLLPKGPGSAWFLKQEEREFAAERMRHDTALFVQHEYGKDGMEKDRLSRRDAIEAVKDWKFYGVIFFNICASVPTQAFSIFLPLVLQGLGFESIHANLMTVPPYVCGAVGLYIFALSSDHRHERGWHIVASIAIGIIGLILTVTVKASGGKYAGLCILLFGCYVSAPLTVAWLSGNTPEPGKRTLILGANGFGNLAGIIGAQIFGAKFGPSYTTSFYITLGIAIVALLGYTGYRFALAAANRYKKGKMAQMTSEELERERTDHIRYGDRKYTFIYGL; from the exons ATGGCCAGCATGGCTCATCTTGTCCCCAAGTTCGGCTCAGAGAAGCCAGGGTACGAGTCACCTTCAGTCACCTTGGAAGAAGCCTCCGGGAAAGGCCATTCCATGATGTTCAGCAAGAGTCCTCAGTTTGACGAGAGTCGAGTTGCAGCATCAGAGTCTGGCCCGATTGGCTTTGTGCCTTCATCGCCCGAAGAGGCGGAGCTTAGTCGTCGAGTTAATCGCAAAATGGACTTTGCCATGTTGCCTTTGTTGTCCCTGGTATACCTATTCAACGGTCTTGATAAGGGCAATATCGGTAATGCTGAAACCCAAG GGTTTACAAAGGCTATTGGAGCTGAACCAGCAGATCTCAATTTAGCTGTGTCGCTCTTCTTTATTACATTTGTTCTCTTTCAGCCCCCCTCCGCTGCCATGGGTAGATGGGTAGGACCTCAGAACTGGATCCCGTTTTTGGCG TTCTCTTGGGGGGCCTTAACCATCGGGCAAGCATTTATTAAAGGACGAG GCTCGTTGATTGCGATTCGTCTTGTGATTGGGCTTTTTGAAGCAGGATTTTACCCGACGTGTGTCTCTTACCTGTCTTTCTTCTACGGACGATTCGACTTGGCAGTAAGAGTGGCCATTTTCTATGGCCAATATGCGATTGCTGGAGCATTCTCTGGCGCCATCT CGTTTGGTGTGTTTCATCTAAAAAGTGGTAAATTGCTCAATTGGCAGTATCTATTTGTCATTGAGGGCAGTCTTACATGTTCTGTTGCAATCTTAGCATGGTTTTTACTTCCCAAAGGTCCAGGTTCCGCATGGTTTCtcaagcaagaagaacgCGAATTTGCTGCAGAACGCATGCGACACGATACTGCACTATTTGTTCAGCATGAatatggcaaagatggcatgGAGAAAGACAGACTCTCAAGACGCGATGCTATCGAGGCCGTGAAGGACTGGAAATTTTACGGCgtaatcttcttcaacatttGTGCCAGTGTCCCCACGCAAGCGTTTAGCATATTCCTACCTCTTGTCCTACAGGGTTTGGGGTTCGAAAGTATCCACGCAAACCTT ATGACAGTGCCGCCCTACGTCTGCGGCGCCGTTGGCTTATACATCTTCGCTTTGAGTTCAGATCATCG ACACGAACGTGGGTGGCATATCGTAGCAAGCATTGCTATTGGAATCATCGGGCTGATTCTCACTGTCACTGTCAAGGCGAGCGGAGGCAAATATGCTGGTCTCtgcattttgctttttggaTGTTACGTGTCCGCTCCTTTGACTGTGGCATGGCTAAGCGGGAACACACCTG AACCGGGAAAACGTACGCTGATCCTCGGTGCGAACGGATTTGGCAATCTCGCCGGTATCATCGGTGCGCAGATTTTTGGTGCCAAGTTTGGCCCTTCTTACACAACATCGTTCTATATTACTCTCGGCATTGCCATCGTTGCCCTTTTAGGCTATACAGGTTACCGATTTGCTCTTGCAGCTGCGAATCGATACAAGAAAGGCAAGATGGCCCAAATGACCTCGGAGGAATTGGAGCGTGAAAGAACAGATCACATTCGATATGGCGACCGCAAGTACACCTTCATTTATGGATTGTGA
- a CDS encoding fungal specific transcription factor domain-containing protein has translation MFPMSSSNKALCEELERRNAPAAPASALATSPSSKIASTLETSNTGTAFGSSATTEDFAPPEGRLLHDPDGTARYLGPSSGAHFLNRVKEFMATIQPLVGAQQGYPPHSGQAFLTSVGRYQTFDSRTLQLLPVDPLQLPSQTEMTLMVTEFRFFTQDGNGDFPSGGIFYWGNLSFANQFPYDAAALRTSGQLALLHMILAVAARLGSAANWKDEDCSERFFSRAQQMLGNPLDITSHTSRDTSVMLLMAFYLIEANRRDAAYIMISVALHLAIMDGAHCSYGQGEDLKRTFWTLYVLDCWLSSVLGRPPSISDTAIHLTLPQESPGFPSPVGLRAHIDLAKISRYIVCNVYRIAPSDQSSTTSLQHVEHALSLLQQWLVSLPPPLQINGQRLTKDRACLVLHLMYYQDIILTTRPIFFAATKKILADRFLSQKTHKDRAENYQGDLYKACVGHCLDAARENIRLGRLIRDASPRQRLTHQEAHAVFNAALIILMQQLASPQSDSAETDDVAFAIEVFQQEARLGNNFGLDCLTVLQDLSFIAHALPQTQISVAEEQTISAVTYTASNEANIQAESAIPAPDIDLLEGSCDGQAGVELNGALFKELQTWLENDYLQIYNDFRL, from the exons ATGTTCCCAATGTCATCGAGCAACAAGGCATT ATGCGAAGAACTGGAGAGGCGCAATGCGccggcagctccagcgtccGCATTGGCTACATCACCATCCTCCAAGATTGCCTCTACCTTAGAGACGAGTAATACCGGTACGGCATTCGGCAGTAGCGCCACCACTGAGGACTTTGCTCCCCCTGAGGGGCGGCTGCTTCATGACCCAGATGGGACCGCGCGTTACCTTGGGCCGTCGTCTGGTGCGCACTTTCTCAATCGAGTCAAGGAGTTCATGGCAACGATACAGCCTCTTGTCGGCGCCCAACAAGGCTATCCTCCTCATTCGGGACAAGCATTTCTCACGAGCGTTGGGCGTTACCAAACGTTTGACTCGAGGACGCTGCAACTTCTGCCTGTTGACCCGCTGCAACTACCGAGCCAGACGGAGATGACCCTCATGGTCACCGAATTTCGGTTTTTCACTCAGGATGGCAATGGGGATTTCCCTAGCGGTGGCATTTTCTACTGGGGCAATCTATCATTTGCAAACCAGTTTCCTTATGATGCGGCAGCTCTGCGGACATCAGGTCAACTCGCGCTTTTGCACATGATTCTGGCTGTTGCAGCTCGCCTGGGGTCTGCGGCGAACtggaaagatgaagattgtAGCGAGCGCTTTTTCTCCAGAGCACAGCAGATGCTCGGTAACCCCCTTGATATCACTTCTCACACCTCGCGCGACACTTCTGTCATGCTTCTTATGGCATTCTATTTGATTGAAGCCAATCGTCGTGATGCGGCTTATATCATGATTAGCGTTGCCCTTCATCTCGCCATAATGGATGGCGCCCATTGCAGCTACGGTCAGGGTGAAGACCTCAAACGCACGTTCTGGACCTTATATGTGCTTGATTGTTGGCTATCATCTGTGCTCGGACGCCCGCCTAGTATCTCAGACACTGCAATTCATTTAACGTTGCCGCAGGAATCGCC TGGATTTCCAAGTCCAGTTGGCCTTCGTGCGCACATCGACCTTGCCAAGATCTCGCGTTACATCGTGTGTAACGTGTACCGAATAGCACCATCCGATCAGTCGTCAACCACGTCTCTACAGCATGTCGAGCATGCTCTTTCGCTACTACAGCAGTGGCTGGTATCTCTACCTCCACCGCTGCAGATTAATGGCCAACGATTGACCAAAGATAGAGCTTGTCTCGTGCTACATCTCATGTATTACCAA GACATAATCCTCACAACAAGACCGATATTCTTCGCAGCTACCAAGAAAATTCTCGCCGACAGGTTTCTGTCGCAAAAGACTCACAAAGACAGAGCGGAAAACTATCAGGGGGATTTATACAAGGCTTGCGTAGGCCACTGCCTCGACGCCGCCCGCGAAAATATTCGGCTTGGACGGCTCATTCGCGACGCCAGTCCCAGGCAGAGGCTCACTCATCAAGAAGCGCACGCAGTATTCAACGCAGCTCTAATCATAttgatgcagcagcttgcctCTCCCCAATCAGATTCAGCGGAGACCGATGATGTCGCGTTCGCAATTGAAGTATTCCAGCAAGAGGCGAGATTAGGAAACAACTTTGGCCTGGATTGTCTCACCGTTCTACAAGATCTGAGCTTTATTGCCCACGCGCTGCCACAGACTCAAATCTCTGTAGCGGAAGAGCAAACCATATCCGCTGTCACATATACGGCCAGCAATGAAGCGAATATTCAGGCGGAATCTGCCATTCCTGCTCCAGATATCGACCTCCTTGAAGGTTCATGCGATGGTCAGGCTGGAGTAGAGTTAAATGGTGCATTGTTCAAGGAGCTACAGACGTGGCTTGAGAATGACTATTTGCAGATATACAACGATTTCAGACTTTGA
- a CDS encoding 3-hydroxyacyl-CoA dehydrogenase, NAD binding domain-containing protein produces MLPENYSDRPVAVLGGGVLGRRIACTWASAGYDVQIREPDQSQHESCLNYIKENVAKYPAAGNTAAGTVRIFRDLEMAVQTAWLVIEAVPEKLQIKIDTFSELETHAPKDAILASNSSSYKSSEMLGKVKDTTKSRVLNTHYYMPPENMVVELMTDGYTNPDIFPFLMDRQREVGTKPFFARKECTGFIFNRLWAAIKRETLSILAEGVSTPEEIDALFIELTRSWGGPCKFMDAVGLDTVALIEDHYIKERQLSPTYTVDFLRREYLDKGRLGAKSPHGGLYPPQPKSIS; encoded by the exons ATGTTACCAGAGAATTATTCTGACCGGCCAGTTGCTGTCCTAGGAGGAGGAGTATTGGGGAGACGCATTG CTTGTACTTGGGCATCTGCTGGATATGATGTCCAAATTCGGGAGCCAGATCAAAGCCAACATGAGTCTTGTCTCAACTACATCAAGGAGAATGTGGCAAAGTACCCAGCCGCTGGAAATACAGCCGCTGGAACCGTCAGAATATTCCGAGATCTTGAAATGGCCGTCCAAACCGCATGGCTTGTCATTGAGGCAGTCCCTGAGAAACTTCAGATCAAAATAGACACTTTCTCGGAGCTCGAAACCCATGCTCCTAAGGATGCTATTTTAGCCAGCAATTCATCATCGTACAAGTCTTCTGAGATGCTTGGAAAGGTCAAAGACACAACTAAATCGCGAGTCCTGAACACGCATTACTACATGCCTCCCGAGAACATGGTCGTGGAGCTGATGACGGATGGTTACACAAATCCAGACATCTTTCCTTTTCTAATGGATAGACAGAGAGAAGTCGGTACTAAACCTTTTTTTGCAAGAAAAGAATGCACAGGATTCATTTTCAACAGGCTCTGGGCGGCAATAAAAAGGGAGACGCTCTCCATTCTCGCCGAAGGAGTGTCAACCCCTGAGGAAATAGACGCTCTCTTTATAGAATTGACGAGAAGCTGGGGAGGACCCTGTAAATTTATGGACG CCGTTGGTTTGGACACTGTCGCCCTTATCGAAGATCACTACATTAAGGAACGTCAGCTTTCTCCAACTTATACTGTAGACTTCTTGCGTCGCGAATATCTTGACAAGGGTAGACTCGGCGCAAAATCTCCTCACGGTGGCCTGTATCCACCCCAACCCAAGAGTATCTCTTAG
- a CDS encoding fungal zn(2)-Cys(6) binuclear cluster domain-containing protein → MRDRIVTRRTQFSSCDECRRSRVACDAQNRRSVAGIPSAPCTRCLNRNRACTFKWIQDAKEGSSTRHTATTPSKSQGRYRRTSHILIDQVSAEEPINASSPEAAPINNHEFWQNRFRPTPNSRLESSEQALSDLVSPPSDAEPHPLSNSHSEWLHTLYRQNFEVVFGSWMGRYCCPFLFGQDDLAERYISISDLCRHLDRYMADTSKGNQSSGQEQWIQNDEKRDVLIEQSLRNTIAAFAARWLPITSSDDLGGIDTLHQIQTMWRQARRDMLRIINRLSYRSMLSLFLFALTPIPMGISEDEEMDGVSGQVCIHAALQQVQSLRARQRNLQFSGSKVFPSSSSTAICATPEAADTSGFINAENIAYWAAITFDTSASLTLNCRPLLSSGLFGFESEFTWKLVRTCLNVFNESSKSWRLGSAEMTDERANEIIAAAACWKLLTWKLAANFKEALRDGHDEHEVRKALSYVRNSVKEFDTTFRPFLDECYKRMQFFGQQTKLRWFSLMLHYSLSILMVLDTIEVVDRYDLLVDLKDASIEAENTVMNALAFGMPGRSGMTRSITFTVPLIAIDPYPHHVVACVQLMRKAIDRDYMDKKITQESYGSLSSTLESALKHLPQSSKSVQAAR, encoded by the exons ATGAGAGACCGCATTGTTACACGCCGTACCCAATTTTCTAGTTGTGACGAGTGCCGCAGATCACGCGTCGCATGCGATGCACAGAACCGTCGCAGCGTTGCTGGCATACCGTCCGCTCCCTGTACACGCTGCTTGAATCGGAATCGAGCCTGCACATTCAAA TGGATCCAAGATGCCAAAGAGGGATCATCTACTAGACATACAGCTACTACGCCCTCAAAATCGCAAGGTCGATATAGACGAACGTCCCATATTCTCATCGATCAAGTATCAGCAGAGGAACCAATTAATGCTTCTTCCCCGGAGGCTGCTCCTATCAACAACCATGAGTTCTGGCAGAATCGATTCAGGCCTACGCCAAACTCACGACTTGAGTCATCAGAGCAGGCCTTGTCGGACCTTGTATCACCCCCCTCTGACGCTGAGCCGCATCCACTAAGCAACTCCCACTCTGAATGGCTTCACACTCTATACAGACAAAATTTCGAGGTCGTTTTTGGGTCTTGGATGGGCCGGTATTGCTGCCCTTTCTT ATTTGGACAAGATGACCTCGCCGAAAGGTACATCAGCATATCAGATTTGTGTCGTCATCTCGACAGATATATGGCCGATACTTCTAAAGGCAACCAAAGCTCGGGCCAGGAACAGTGGATTCAAAACGACGAGAAACGAGACGTTTTGATAGAACAATCGTTGCGCAATACGATTGCCGCATTCGCCGCAAGGTGGTTACCAATCACCTCTTCAGATGACTTGGGAGGCATCGATACCCTGCACCAAATCCAGACTATGTGGCGGCAAGCTCGAAGAGACATGCTGAGAATTATCAATCGCCTCTCGTATAGATCGATGCTgtccctttttctctttgctttgaCTCCAATTCCGATGGGTATTTCggaagacgaggagatggatggtgtCTCTGGACAGGTTTGCATCCACGCGGCTTTGCAACAGGTCCAGTCTCTTCGAGCCCGGCAAAGGAATCTACAGTTCAGTGGCTCAAAAGTGTTTCCTTCATCGAGTTCGACAGCAATATGTGCCACTCCAGAAGCCGCCGACACTTCTGGCTTTATCAATGCAGAAAATATTGCGTACTGGGCGGCAATCACATTCGACACCTCAGCATCCCTCACCCTCAATTGCAGACCACTTCTTTCATCAGGGCTCTTCGGGTTTGAGTCCGAATTTACATGGAAACTGGTTCGAACTTGCTTGAATGTGTTTAATGAATCTTCAAAGAGTTGGCGCCTGGGCAGTGCTGAGATGACAGATGAAAGGGCCAACGAGATTATCGCAGCCGCCGCCTGCTGGAAGCTGTTGACTTGGAAATTGGCTGCTAATTTTAAAGAAGCCCTTCGGGATGGTCACGACGAGCATGAGGTTCGAAAGGCTCTTTCCTACGTTAGAAATTCCGTCAAGGAGTTTGATACTACATTCCGTCCGTTTCTGGACGAATGCTATAAGCGCATGCAGTTCTTTGGTCAACAAACAAAGCTTCGTTGGT TCTCACTGATGCTTCATTATTCTCTAAGCATATTGATGGTGCTGGATACAATAGAAGTCGTAGATCGGTACGACTTGCTTGTTGACCTTAAAGATGCTAGCATTGAAGCAGAAAACACCGTTATGAATGCACTGGCGTTTG GTATGCCTGGGCGGAGCGGAATGACTCGTAGTATAACATTTACTGTTcccctcatcgccatcgatCCTTATCCGCATCATGTGGTGGCGTGTGTGCAACTCATGCGCAAAGCCATTGACCGAGACTACATGGATAAGAAAATCACACAGGAGTCGTATGGTAGCTTAAGTTCAACTTTGGAATCCGCGTTAAAACATCTCCCCCAGAGTTCAAAATCAGTCCAAGCAGCTCGATAG
- a CDS encoding major facilitator superfamily domain-containing protein: MAHYSPSTEKAKVMEAEMANTSDRSGKAEIDDFNGIRAVSSTTLESFSHLDEKKILRKMDRRLIPMLAILYLLSFLDRGNIGNAKIEGLQEDLNMLPDQYNWCLTVFFFTYAAFEVPSNLLLKKLRPSVWLPTIMVAWGTVMTLMGIVRNYHGLLVARIFLGVTEAGLFPGVAYYLTMWYCRHEIQFRQALFFSAASIAGAFSGLLAFAIAKMDGTAGLEGWRWIFILEGIATVVAAVLAFFVLQDFPETATFLTEEERAFVAEEFQWKYVWSAFKDWQIWVSIVVYWGIVCPLYGISLFLPTIIKNLGYTSNKAQLMTVPIYITAAILAVVVAYVSDRVGKRSPFIIVLLCVMIVGFSMCISSSNPKVVYGGVFITACSIYPAFPGIISWLANNLAGSYKRSAGMAIQIGIGNLGGAMASNFYRQKDGPRYILGHALELGFISAGIIAALTLVFAYMQINRKREARVARGDMNQYTAEQLSGKGDKALTWRYML, from the exons ATGGCTCACTACAGTCCTTCCACTGAGAAAGCTAAGGTGATGGAGGCAGAGATGGCCAATACTTCTGATAGGAGCGGGAAAGCAGAGATTGACGATTTCAATGGCATCAGAGCGGTTTCAAGCACTACTCTAGAGTCATTCTCTCAtctggatgagaagaagatcctTCGCAAA ATGGATCGGCGGTTGATCCCCATGCTTGCGATCCTctatcttctctctttcttaGACC GAGGAAATATCGGCAATGCAAAGATCGAGGGCCTTCAAGAGGATCTCAACATGTTGCCCGATCAATACAACTGGTGCCTGactgttttcttcttcacatatGCAGCTTTCGAGGTACCCTCGAATTTACTTCTCAAGAAGCTACGTCCTAGTGTCTGGCTTCCCACAATCATGGTTGCTTGGGGCACGGTGATGACCCTAATGGGCATCGTACGAAACTATCACGGCCTTCTCGTCGCACGCATTTTCTTAGGCGTCACCGAGGCGGGTCTGTTTCCCGGCGTTGCT TACTATCTCACCATGTGGTATTGTCGCCACGAGATCCAGTTCCGCCAAGCGTTGTTCTTCTCCGCGGCCTCAATCGCCGGTGCTTTCAGCGGCCTCTTAGCCTTTGCTATTGCCAAGATGGATGGGACTGCCGGGCTAGAGGGCTGGCGCTGGATCTTCATTCTCGAAGGAATTGCGACAGTTGTGGCGGCGGTGCTAGCTTTTTTCGTTCTACAAGACTTCCCAGAGACGGCTACGTTCCTCACTGAAGAAGAACGAGCCTTTGTG GCCGAAGAGTTTCAGTGGAAGTATGTCTGGAGTGCCTTTAAAGACTGGCAAATTTGGGTCAGCATCGTTGTTTATTGGGGC ATCGTTTGTCCCCTGTACGGAATCAGCTTGTTTCTTCCTACCATCATAAAAAATTTGGGTTACACATCGAACAAGGCCCAGCTCATGACAGTCCCTATCTACATCACAGCTGCTATTCTAGCCGTTGTTGTGGCATACGTTTCGGATCGTGTTGGAAAGCGAAGCCCCTTCATTATTGTCCTCCTCTGTGTCATGATTGTTGGCTTCTCCAT GTGTATCTCTTCTAGCAATCCAAAGGTGGTCTACGGCGGCGTCTTTATTACAGCCTGTTCTATCTATCCAGCTTTCCCTGGTATCATTTCCTGGCTTGCAAACAACTTGGCCGGCAGCTACAAGAGGAGCGCCGGTATGGCAATTCAAATTGGTATCGGAAATCTTGGCGGA GCCATGGCATCCAATTTCTACCGACAAAAGGACGGCCCTCGATACATTCTCGGTCACGCATTGGAGCTTGGATTCATTAGCGCTGGAATCATCGCTGCTCTCACTTTAGTCTTTGCATACATGCAAATCAACAGAAAGCGCGAAGCCAGGGTGGCTCGGGGCGATATGAATCAATACACGGCTGAGCAGCTTTCTGGTAAAGGTGATAAGGCATTGACTTGGAGATATATGCTGTGA
- a CDS encoding acetyltransferase (GNAT) family domain-containing protein: MLEIRTLSADDWEAWKAVRLRALANAPDAFGSGFHDWVNAPESRWRSRLSIQDAIDLVAYKIDEAASERAVGMATGIPTGNGGAEIISMWVDPSFRGKGLASSLIGKIASWAVQSGFIELRLAVRPDNAIAQSVYQHNSFIVSDEPGDEIPDGRREIIMVRNLENKQASSSPTTLGNALE, from the coding sequence ATGTTGGAAATTCGAACCTTGTCAGCTGACGATTGGGAGGCATGGAAAGCTGTGCGCTTGAGAGCTCTGGCAAATGCTCCTGATGCTTTTGGATCGGGATTCCACGACTGGGTCAATGCGCCGGAATCTCGATGGCGTAGCAGACTATCAATACAAGATGCAATTGATCTTGTAGCATACAAAATTGATGAGGCTGCCAGCGAGCGCGCGGTTGGAATGGCAACCGGGATCCCGACAGGGAATGGGGGAGCTGAGATTATCTCAATGTGGGTGGACCCTAGCTTTCGAGGCAAAGgacttgcttcttctcttattGGAAAAATTGCGAGCTGGGCCGTGCAGTCTGGATTCATCGAGCTTCGACTTGCAGTACGACCAGATAATGCCATCGCACAATCAGTGTACCAACacaacagcttcattgtATCCGACGAGCCTGGCGACGAGATTCCTGATGGCAGGCGAGAAATTATTATGGTTCGTAACCTCGAAAATAAGCAGGCCTCCAGTTCCCCAACGACGCTCGGGAACGCGTTAGAGTAA
- a CDS encoding pyridine nucleotide-disulfide oxidoreductase domain-containing protein, giving the protein MPRAIISGQFSDNQIVADLEPQFSQYPANKLEFLLGAASSLDANSNSFTVTLNKGGQKVVKYNRLIIATGSSAKDGMPWKLGASAGITLDSLHELQDKIRKAQTVVVAGGGLTGAEMAGELGFEYASQSKKEVIFIYNDMISKTHVTDVTTEGANTIIKVRGSDGEMSSVLAQTYIPSLGLSPNTAFAPASMRNANGYLKQMTTLQIEGHPNIFVATHFIKNLSTILSGGQMLEYSASSRKFYGFTLDRSRAIGQMGNCKLFSLLV; this is encoded by the exons ATGCCACGCGCCATCATCTCTGGTCAATTCAGTGACAATCAAATCGTAGCAGATCTGGAGCCGCAATTTAGTCAGTACCCAGCCAACAAGCTTGAGTTCTTACTCGGCGCCGCCAGCTCGCTAGATGcgaacagcaacagctttACCGTCACGTTAAACAAAGGTGGTCAAAAGGTCGTCAAGTACAACcgcctcatcatcgccacaGGTTCGTCTGCCAAGGATGGAATGCCATGGAAGTTGGGCGCCAGTGCTGGTATCACCCTGGATAGCTTGCACGAGCTGCAGGATAAGATCAGAAAGGCACAAACGGTGGTCGTAGCAGGTGGCGGCCTGACGGGAGCAGAGATGGCTGGCGAGCTTGGGTTCGAATATGCCAGtcagagcaagaaggaggTTATCTTCATCTACAACGAC ATGATATCGAAGACACACGTTACCGACGTCACAACTGAGGGTGCCAACACGATCATCAAAGTGCGTGGCAGCGATGGAGAGATGTCATCCGTTCTGGCGCAAACTTACATTCCGTCCCTTGGACTGTCGCCCAACACAGCCTTTGCACCAGCTAGTATGCGCAACGCAAACGGTTACCTCAAACAGATGACGACGCTACAGATAGAGGGCCACCCAAATATCTTTGTA GCGACTCACTTCATCAAGAACCTTTCCACGATTCTGTCGGGAGGCCAGATGCTTGAGTACTCTGCGAGCTCGAGGAAGTTTTACGGATTCACGCTGGATCGCAGCCGCGCGATAGGCCAGATGGGTAACTGTAAATTGTTCAGCTTACTAGTGTGA
- a CDS encoding family 4 glycosyl hydrolase domain-containing protein — translation MAPRIVLIGAGSAMFGLGAVGDVLKSKPLEGSTIVLNDINAESLEFVAGIANEYIQQQKLKYSVEAYADLDDALKGCDFCVISIEVGDRHTLWEQDWTIPMQYGFKQVYGENGGPGGLFHALRIIPPILEICDKINRICPDAHIINLSNPMVRIMHAINAKYPSLKCTGICHEVFSLIEHLPIMLNTSAENLELKAGGFNHFSVLIEAKYKDSGKDAYPDIRAKAPEYFTKAPAVFGYIGERKLFQEILKRFDVLPITTDSHFGEYIPWAQSAVDHRGIMEFYNSYKSEMAANRDDAMGRVAAGTPVDEYWRVVNIIEGIIADDGHYEMSVNIPNDGFIDCLPRDQCVEVPATVDKHGVHGVRLEPYPKAFGNLLKLQVAVNEMTTEAILTQSKNVALQALLVDPVVDNAQAAAEMLDTMISLQPKWLSYLQ, via the coding sequence ATGGCGCCTCGCATTGTACTTATCGGGGCAGGGAGCGCTATGTTTGGTTTGGGTGCGGTGGGCGATGTGTTGAAATCCAAGCCGCTCGAAGGCAGCACCATCGTTCTGAATGACATCAACGCTGAATCTCTTGAGTTTGTGGCTGGGATCGCCAACGAATATATCCAACAACAGAAGCTCAAATACAGCGTCGAAGCATACGCTGATTTAGATGACGCGCTCAAGGGGTGTGATTTTTGCGTTATCTCAATTGAGGTTGGCGACCGCCACACCCTATGGGAACAAGATTGGACAATCCCCATGCAGTACGGGTTCAAGCAAGTCTATGGAGAGAATGGCGGACCAGGCGGTCTGTTTCACGCACTCCGAATTATACCGCCGATTCTCGAAATATGCGACAAGATTAATAGAATCTGCCCAGATGCACATATCATCAACCTGAGCAATCCCATGGTGCGCATTATGCATGCCATTAACGCCAAGTATCCCAGCCTTAAATGTACCGGCATCTGCCACGAGGTCTTCTCTCTTATTGAGCACCTTCCTATCATGCTAAACACATCTGCGGAGAATCTGGAGCTCAAAGCTGGCGGCTTTAACCACTTCAGCGTCTTGATTGAAGCGAAATACAAGGATTCGGGCAAGGATGCCTATCCTGACATCCGGGCAAAAGCTCCAGAATATTTCACGAAGGCCCCAGCCGTTTTCGGATATATTGGAGAGCGCAAGCTTTTTCAAGAGATCTTGAAGCGTTTTGATGTCTTGCCTATCACCACAGATAGCCACTTTGGAGAGTACATTCCGTGGGCCCAGAGTGCTGTTGATCACCGTGGCATCATGGAGTTTTACAATAGCTATAAGTCTGAGATGGCCGCCAATCGCGACGACGCCATGGGCCGCGTGGCTGCGGGAACGCCTGTCGACGAATACTGGCGAGTTGTGAACATTATCGAGGGAATCATCGCTGACGACGGTCATTATGAGATGTCGGTCAACATCCCCAACGACGGCTTCATCGACTGCCTGCCTCGCGACCAGTGTGTCGAGGTCCCTGCTACTGTAGATAAACACGGTGTCCACGGTGTGAGGCTCGAGCCATACCCTAAAGCATTTGGTAATCTGCTTAAGCTTCAGGTTGCTGTGAATGAGATGACCACGGAGGCCATCCTGACTCAATCAAAGAATGTCGCCCTGCAGGCCCTGCTTGTTGACCCTGTTGTCGATAACgcgcaagctgctgcagaaatGTTGGACACCATGATATCTCTGCAGCCGAAGTGGCTGAGTTACCTACAATAG